A genomic segment from Desulfonatronum thioautotrophicum encodes:
- a CDS encoding AAA family ATPase, with product MNKIINDIIIVGGGKGGVGKSTINHAVIDMLMMSAGQKVICVDTDNSNPDVSKCVQRTVETYLYNIDVQDGYVDIGAIIENKTDSAIVINTGARSTNGLIENGYILSEVAKEMDRKIIVLWPINEDKDCIELLADYFEGSKDYNSIYVLKNTYFGNSFFLYENSNIKDKVSGTITFPNLSHLITPYITNKRLALWELEEEKGFRLAEKSVLYRFRNEVKKSFNGVLYE from the coding sequence ATGAACAAAATTATAAACGACATAATAATAGTAGGGGGCGGGAAAGGAGGAGTTGGCAAGTCAACCATTAATCATGCAGTTATAGATATGCTAATGATGTCTGCTGGCCAAAAAGTAATTTGCGTGGACACAGACAACAGTAATCCAGATGTATCAAAATGTGTTCAAAGGACAGTAGAAACTTACTTATACAATATAGATGTTCAAGATGGGTATGTAGATATTGGAGCAATAATTGAAAATAAAACAGATTCGGCAATTGTTATAAATACAGGTGCTAGATCAACTAATGGATTAATCGAAAATGGATACATTCTTTCTGAAGTAGCCAAGGAAATGGACCGAAAAATTATCGTTTTATGGCCAATTAATGAAGATAAAGATTGTATAGAATTATTGGCTGATTACTTTGAAGGATCTAAAGATTATAATTCAATTTATGTTCTTAAAAATACATACTTTGGAAATAGTTTTTTTCTTTATGAAAATTCTAATATAAAAGATAAAGTTTCAGGAACAATAACGTTTCCGAATTTAAGCCATTTAATTACACCATATATTACAAATAAAAGACTTGCTTTATGGGAATTGGAGGAAGAAAAAGGTTTTCGCTTAGCTGAAAAGTCGGTGCTGTACCGATTTCGAAATGAAGTAAAAAAATCTTTTAATGGAGTTCTGTATGAATGA